A single genomic interval of Terriglobus albidus harbors:
- a CDS encoding DUF1801 domain-containing protein, which yields MESAAAFIDEKIKELGDWRGKTLAKVREIVHKTDPEIVEELKWRGTPVWSHGGIVCTGETYKNVVKMTFAKGASLDDPSGLFNSSLDGNVRRAIDIHEGDKINEAALKRLILAAVALNLESKSKPKARK from the coding sequence GTGGAATCTGCTGCTGCATTCATCGATGAGAAGATCAAGGAACTAGGCGACTGGCGTGGAAAGACACTCGCGAAGGTACGAGAGATCGTCCACAAGACAGATCCGGAGATCGTGGAAGAGTTGAAGTGGAGAGGGACTCCCGTCTGGTCGCATGGCGGTATTGTCTGCACGGGCGAGACCTATAAGAACGTGGTCAAGATGACCTTCGCCAAGGGTGCTTCGCTCGATGATCCTTCCGGTTTGTTCAACTCCAGCCTGGATGGAAATGTCAGGCGAGCAATCGATATCCACGAAGGGGACAAGATCAATGAAGCTGCCCTGAAGCGGCTCATCCTTGCCGCGGTGGCGCTCAACCTGGAGAGCAAGAGCAAGCCCAAGGCTCGGAAATAG
- a CDS encoding efflux RND transporter permease subunit, protein MEAFLKTLLRYRAVVLILLAAALVAGTFGFLQLDIEAYPDPSPPLVEVITQNPAWSAEEIEQQVTAPIETALNGTPHLEQIRSISIFGLSDVKLYFSFDSDYFRDKQEILNRLQTIQLPNGLQPQLSPWSPIGEIYRYQLAGPGYDLNELKATQDWLVRRELKKVPGIIDITTFGGTTRQYQIEPDPNKLLSYGVTLSQLIAAVQNSNANAGGNYLSLGDQNVNVRSLGLLKNTTDIGNVVIAQKNGTPVLVRDVANVKEGYQPRLGKIGRNDQTDIVEGIVLLQKDGQSLPALEGLKKKLAELNTGGLLPPGMQVKTIYDRTRLIGLTTETVKHVIITGLILVTLVLLLMLGDFRITLIAAATIPFAVLFAFSLMTLTGRAANLISIGAIDFGILVDASIVVLESIYRRFSRREPGHGRAEMIVLGVKDAARPVLFSTLIILVAFIPLFTMQGVPGKIFAPMSVTYGFALTGALLFALVFAPVLSFVTAPVKDSVEEHDEEELVHQGTWLNRFLEKYYGLAFDWALEHAKLIWAIAFAGLAAAVVCFLVFVGGEFMPPLEEGNLWIRGTLPQDISFEQAAKLSDQVRADLGKFPEVTQVVSQVGRPDDGTDVTTFNNMEFGVSLKPASEWPKDVHGEKDKLIEQMQHELSKYPGVVFGFSQAIQDNVEEAMSGVKGENSLKIFGDDLATLTDIAEKVQGVMSGVRGVQDVGIFKVNGAPSLVIEVDRAKAARYGLASGDVNAAVQAAVGGAPVSTIIQGDRRFDLTVRYPAEFRSTPDAVEKIMLATPDGSHVPLAQVANIGIRQGSFTIYREGGRRYIPIKFSVRERDLASTIVDLQQQLKQKITLPPGYEYTWAGEFDSLKKEQSRLVLIVPVSLLVVLVLLYLQFQTWLDALIVLAVLPFSYIGGILALMLTHTAFSISAAVGFTSLTGVTTLGAVVFLAGLRRAQEKDPQHGLKHGSLDELRPVVMACMSAGLGLLPAAVMNAIGAQAQQPLARVVVGGMITTLMSILFLMPLMARRQSHVEAEPE, encoded by the coding sequence ATGGAAGCCTTTCTGAAGACGCTGCTGCGCTACCGCGCAGTCGTGCTGATTCTGCTGGCGGCCGCGCTGGTCGCGGGCACCTTCGGTTTTTTGCAATTGGATATCGAAGCATATCCGGACCCTTCGCCGCCGCTGGTGGAGGTGATTACGCAGAACCCGGCGTGGTCAGCCGAAGAGATCGAGCAGCAGGTGACCGCGCCGATCGAGACAGCGCTGAACGGTACACCGCACCTGGAGCAGATCCGGTCGATCAGTATCTTCGGCCTGAGCGACGTGAAGCTCTACTTCAGCTTCGATTCAGACTACTTCCGCGATAAGCAGGAGATTCTGAATCGTCTGCAGACCATCCAGTTGCCGAATGGACTGCAGCCGCAGTTGTCGCCGTGGTCGCCGATCGGTGAAATCTACCGCTATCAGCTCGCAGGTCCCGGCTATGACCTGAATGAGTTGAAGGCTACGCAGGACTGGCTGGTCCGCCGCGAGCTGAAGAAGGTGCCGGGTATCATCGACATCACCACCTTCGGCGGAACGACACGGCAGTACCAGATCGAGCCTGACCCGAATAAGCTGCTTAGCTACGGCGTGACGCTTTCGCAGTTGATCGCTGCAGTTCAGAACAGCAACGCCAACGCCGGTGGAAACTATCTGTCGCTTGGTGACCAGAATGTGAATGTGCGTTCTCTGGGCCTGCTGAAGAACACGACCGACATTGGCAATGTCGTGATCGCGCAGAAGAACGGCACGCCGGTGCTGGTGCGGGATGTCGCCAATGTGAAGGAAGGCTATCAGCCACGGCTGGGCAAGATCGGCCGCAACGACCAGACCGATATCGTCGAAGGTATCGTTCTGCTGCAGAAGGATGGCCAGAGTCTGCCTGCACTGGAAGGCCTGAAGAAGAAGCTGGCCGAGCTGAATACCGGAGGCCTGTTGCCGCCGGGCATGCAGGTCAAGACGATCTATGACCGCACGCGGCTCATCGGTCTGACGACGGAGACGGTGAAGCACGTCATCATCACTGGCCTGATCCTGGTGACATTGGTGCTGCTGCTCATGCTGGGCGACTTCCGCATCACGCTGATTGCAGCGGCGACGATTCCGTTCGCTGTGCTGTTTGCGTTCTCGCTGATGACGCTTACCGGAAGAGCGGCCAACCTGATCTCGATCGGCGCCATCGACTTCGGCATTCTTGTGGATGCATCGATCGTTGTACTGGAGAGCATCTATCGCCGCTTCTCGCGGCGCGAGCCCGGACATGGGCGCGCGGAGATGATCGTTTTGGGCGTAAAGGATGCGGCCAGACCGGTACTCTTCTCGACGCTCATCATCCTGGTGGCGTTCATTCCCCTGTTTACCATGCAGGGCGTTCCCGGCAAGATCTTCGCGCCGATGAGCGTGACTTACGGCTTTGCGCTGACAGGCGCGCTGTTGTTCGCTCTTGTCTTTGCACCGGTGCTGAGCTTTGTTACGGCTCCGGTTAAGGACTCGGTGGAAGAGCACGACGAAGAAGAGCTGGTGCACCAGGGCACATGGCTGAACCGCTTCCTGGAGAAGTATTACGGCCTTGCCTTCGATTGGGCGCTGGAGCACGCAAAGCTGATCTGGGCGATTGCCTTTGCCGGATTGGCGGCAGCGGTGGTCTGCTTCCTGGTCTTTGTCGGCGGCGAATTCATGCCTCCGCTCGAAGAAGGCAATCTCTGGATTCGTGGAACGTTGCCGCAGGACATCTCCTTTGAGCAGGCAGCAAAGCTCTCAGACCAGGTGCGTGCCGATCTGGGGAAGTTCCCTGAGGTGACGCAGGTCGTCAGCCAGGTAGGGCGTCCGGATGACGGCACCGACGTGACCACCTTCAACAATATGGAGTTCGGCGTCAGCCTGAAGCCGGCAAGCGAGTGGCCGAAGGATGTGCACGGGGAGAAGGACAAGCTGATCGAGCAGATGCAGCACGAGCTCAGCAAGTATCCCGGTGTGGTCTTCGGTTTCTCGCAGGCGATTCAGGACAACGTCGAAGAGGCCATGAGCGGCGTAAAGGGTGAGAACTCGCTGAAGATCTTCGGCGATGACCTGGCGACGCTGACCGATATTGCTGAGAAGGTGCAGGGCGTGATGAGCGGCGTTCGTGGCGTGCAGGACGTCGGTATCTTCAAGGTGAACGGGGCTCCAAGCCTGGTGATCGAAGTGGACCGCGCCAAGGCGGCTCGCTATGGCCTGGCCTCGGGTGATGTGAACGCGGCCGTGCAGGCTGCCGTCGGCGGTGCTCCGGTTTCGACGATAATCCAGGGCGACCGCAGGTTCGACCTTACGGTGCGCTATCCCGCTGAGTTCCGCTCGACACCCGATGCCGTCGAGAAGATCATGCTGGCGACTCCCGATGGAAGCCATGTGCCGCTGGCGCAGGTGGCGAATATCGGCATCCGGCAGGGAAGCTTCACCATCTATCGCGAAGGTGGGCGACGATACATCCCCATCAAGTTCAGTGTGCGTGAGCGTGACCTGGCCTCGACGATTGTGGACCTGCAGCAGCAGTTGAAGCAGAAGATCACGCTGCCGCCGGGCTACGAGTACACCTGGGCCGGTGAATTCGATTCTCTGAAGAAGGAGCAAAGCCGTCTGGTGCTGATTGTGCCGGTCAGCCTGCTGGTCGTTCTGGTGCTGCTCTACCTGCAGTTCCAGACCTGGCTGGATGCCCTGATTGTGCTGGCGGTGCTTCCGTTCAGCTACATCGGCGGCATTCTGGCGTTGATGCTGACGCACACGGCCTTCAGTATCTCGGCGGCTGTCGGCTTTACCTCGTTGACCGGTGTCACCACGCTGGGTGCTGTTGTCTTCCTGGCGGGTTTGCGCCGCGCACAGGAAAAGGATCCTCAGCATGGCCTGAAACACGGCAGCCTGGATGAGCTGCGGCCTGTCGTCATGGCATGTATGTCGGCCGGTCTCGGTTTGCTGCCGGCTGCAGTGATGAACGCTATCGGAGCACAAGCCCAGCAGCCGCTGGCGCGTGTGGTTGTGGGCGGCATGATTACGACGTTGATGTCGATCCTGTTCCTGATGCCATTGATGGCGCGCCGTCAATCGCATGTGGAGGCAGAGCCGGAATAG